From Streptomyces sp. NBC_00775, one genomic window encodes:
- a CDS encoding GNAT family N-acetyltransferase, producing MNSPSWPVELVDGDVVLRPIKLRDQRAWREVNRRNRDWLRPWEATIPPPTPSGPIAHRPTYRQMVRHLRAEANAGRMLPFVIEYQGRLVGQLTVAGITWGSMCSGHIGYWVDQSVAGRGVMPTAVALVTDHCFRAVGLHRIEVCIRPENGPSRRVVEKLGFREEGLRPRYLHIDGAWRDHLVFALTAEEVPEGLLGRWRRARSSQTRSEQVGSEQAGSQNSSKPGNAGK from the coding sequence CTGAACAGCCCATCCTGGCCCGTCGAGCTGGTGGACGGCGATGTGGTCCTCCGGCCCATAAAGCTGCGCGATCAGCGGGCCTGGCGCGAGGTGAACCGGCGCAACCGGGACTGGCTGCGGCCGTGGGAGGCGACCATCCCACCGCCCACGCCCAGCGGCCCGATCGCGCACCGGCCCACCTACCGCCAGATGGTCCGGCATCTGCGTGCCGAGGCCAACGCGGGCCGGATGCTGCCCTTCGTGATCGAGTACCAGGGGCGGCTCGTCGGGCAGCTGACGGTCGCCGGCATCACCTGGGGATCGATGTGCTCCGGGCACATCGGTTACTGGGTGGACCAGTCGGTCGCGGGCCGCGGAGTGATGCCGACAGCCGTGGCGCTGGTGACCGACCACTGCTTCCGCGCCGTCGGACTGCACCGCATCGAAGTCTGTATTCGCCCCGAGAACGGGCCCAGCCGCAGGGTCGTGGAGAAACTCGGATTCCGCGAGGAAGGGCTTCGGCCACGCTATCTCCACATCGACGGGGCCTGGCGCGACCATCTCGTCTTCGCGCTCACCGCCGAAGAGGTGCCCGAAGGGCTGCTCGGACGCTGGCGCCGGGCGCGCTCGTCGCAGACGCGCTCGGAGCAGGTGGGATCGGAGCAAGCCGGCTCGCAGAACTCGAGCAAGCCCGGCAACGCCGGTAAATGA
- a CDS encoding GNAT family N-acetyltransferase: MNIHPVPFDHPDAVKLNDQVQAEYAERYEDEGDATHLDASMFAPPLGLYLIAYDERDRPVATGGWRTQDENDEGYSDGDAELKRMYVIPEARGLGLARRMLAALETDARTAGRTRMVLETGSKQPEAVALYASSGYEPCRKFGHYRFHELSLCYAKPLQRVGSSPIAP, encoded by the coding sequence ATGAATATCCACCCGGTCCCGTTCGACCACCCCGACGCCGTCAAGCTCAACGACCAGGTGCAGGCCGAATACGCCGAGCGCTACGAGGACGAGGGCGACGCCACGCACCTCGACGCGTCGATGTTCGCCCCACCGCTCGGCCTCTACCTCATCGCGTACGACGAGCGGGACCGCCCCGTGGCCACGGGCGGCTGGCGCACCCAGGATGAGAACGACGAGGGGTACTCGGACGGCGACGCCGAGCTCAAGCGCATGTACGTGATCCCCGAGGCCCGCGGTCTCGGCCTCGCCCGGCGCATGCTCGCAGCCCTGGAGACCGACGCCCGCACGGCCGGCCGCACCCGCATGGTCCTGGAGACCGGCTCCAAGCAGCCCGAGGCGGTCGCCCTCTACGCATCGAGCGGCTACGAGCCCTGCCGCAAGTTCGGCCACTACCGCTTCCACGAACTGAGCCTCTGTTACGCCAAGCCGCTCCAGCGGGTCGGTAGCAGCCCCATCGCGCCGTAG
- the sepX gene encoding divisome protein SepX/GlpR, producing the protein MSSSGLIYAVIVGAWAAYLVPMWLRRQDELNEARPTERFSTAIRLLSGRAGMERRYAKDLRARSADEGESSADPDGVTDSVDVRAFAMPPTRPQAQAQHRPQVQERVQPPSPAQPEPAPQAAVRQGGAHEAPGAARPVPQQSAKPAPKPSAKSASQAPSNSASRQVPGARRGSSAEAAARARRSKVLARRRRTTVMIFLAFTLGAIVAAVGGLAFLWAPGVPAVMLSAYIVYLRAQEKRRFTYTMDRRRAEAAAQRLRERQPRRRPTLDPGTDEPDEGPEPETDPGLSALAADRRALVEQTDHAEWVDQQRERQRGPGRGDSWDPVPVPLPTYVTAPVAPRATPSVDLGAPDTWSSARSSAVEPSAPEADVVAEEQPDGAETADDGRSDARRAASARRARERGRTPLFDQYEDGGRPRAANE; encoded by the coding sequence GTGAGCAGCAGCGGCCTCATCTACGCAGTCATCGTCGGGGCCTGGGCCGCCTACTTGGTGCCGATGTGGCTCCGTAGGCAGGACGAGCTGAACGAAGCCCGTCCGACGGAACGCTTCAGCACCGCCATCCGGCTGCTGTCCGGACGGGCGGGTATGGAGCGTCGATACGCCAAGGACCTGCGGGCGCGCTCCGCCGACGAGGGGGAGTCCAGCGCCGACCCGGACGGCGTCACCGATTCGGTGGACGTCCGGGCCTTCGCCATGCCCCCGACCCGGCCCCAGGCACAGGCCCAGCACCGGCCGCAAGTGCAGGAGCGGGTTCAGCCGCCGTCCCCGGCACAGCCGGAGCCGGCGCCCCAGGCGGCCGTCAGACAGGGGGGCGCGCACGAGGCCCCGGGCGCCGCCAGGCCCGTACCGCAGCAGTCGGCCAAGCCTGCGCCGAAGCCGTCGGCCAAGTCCGCGTCCCAAGCGCCCTCCAACTCCGCGTCCCGGCAGGTGCCGGGCGCGCGGCGTGGTTCTTCGGCGGAGGCCGCAGCGCGCGCCCGGCGCTCGAAGGTGCTCGCGCGCCGGCGGCGTACGACGGTGATGATCTTCCTCGCCTTCACGCTCGGCGCGATCGTGGCGGCCGTGGGCGGGCTCGCGTTCCTGTGGGCCCCCGGCGTGCCCGCCGTGATGCTGAGCGCGTACATCGTGTACCTGCGCGCCCAGGAGAAGCGGCGCTTCACCTACACCATGGACCGGCGCCGTGCCGAGGCCGCCGCGCAGCGGCTGCGTGAGCGGCAGCCGCGCCGGCGCCCGACCCTCGACCCCGGGACCGACGAGCCGGACGAGGGACCAGAGCCGGAGACCGACCCCGGCCTCTCCGCGCTCGCGGCCGACCGCCGCGCGCTCGTCGAGCAGACCGACCACGCGGAGTGGGTCGACCAGCAGCGCGAGCGCCAGCGCGGACCCGGCCGGGGCGACAGCTGGGATCCGGTGCCGGTTCCGCTGCCGACGTACGTGACCGCGCCGGTCGCGCCCCGGGCCACGCCCAGCGTCGACCTGGGGGCGCCCGACACATGGAGCTCCGCGCGGTCCAGCGCCGTGGAGCCGAGTGCACCGGAGGCGGACGTGGTCGCCGAGGAGCAGCCCGACGGCGCGGAAACCGCCGACGACGGTCGCAGTGACGCGCGTCGCGCCGCGTCCGCCCGGCGCGCCCGCGAGCGCGGCCGCACGCCGCTCTTCGACCAGTACGAGGACGGGGGACGGCCGCGCGCGGCCAACGAGTGA
- a CDS encoding MerR family transcriptional regulator, giving the protein MEELAEEAGITVRTLRFYRERKLIPPPRREGRIAWYDDTHLTRLRTISALLERGHTLSGIAELAEAFDHGRDVGELLGLGEPTEETPVRISPEELADVFAGQATPENLAAALDLGYLATDGGEIVHISRRLLDVSAALVREGIPLADVLTTARRVRDHADALAELFTTLVLTEDRTTEDLQRLRPLAKSVVEAEVSMALDRHLRDHRDRTS; this is encoded by the coding sequence ATGGAGGAGCTGGCCGAGGAGGCCGGCATCACCGTGCGCACCCTGCGCTTCTACCGGGAGCGCAAACTCATCCCGCCACCCCGGCGCGAGGGCCGTATCGCCTGGTACGACGACACACACCTGACGCGCCTGCGCACGATCTCCGCGCTCCTGGAACGCGGCCACACCCTCAGCGGCATCGCCGAGCTCGCCGAGGCCTTCGACCACGGCCGCGACGTGGGCGAACTGCTCGGCCTGGGCGAACCCACCGAGGAGACCCCCGTCCGCATCTCCCCCGAGGAACTCGCCGACGTCTTCGCGGGCCAGGCGACCCCGGAGAACCTCGCCGCCGCCCTCGATCTCGGCTACCTCGCCACCGACGGCGGCGAGATCGTCCACATCAGCCGGCGCCTGCTCGACGTCTCGGCCGCCCTGGTCCGCGAGGGCATCCCGCTCGCGGACGTCCTGACGACCGCCCGGCGCGTACGCGATCACGCCGACGCGCTCGCCGAACTCTTCACCACCCTCGTCCTCACCGAGGACCGCACGACCGAGGACCTCCAGCGCCTGCGCCCGCTCGCGAAGAGCGTGGTGGAGGCGGAAGTGTCGATGGCGCTGGACCGACACCTACGGGATCACCGGGATCGCACGTCATAG
- the galU gene encoding UTP--glucose-1-phosphate uridylyltransferase GalU: MTESHPRISKAVIPAAGLGTRFLPATKATPKEMLPVVDKPAIQYVVEEAVSAGLDDVLMITGRNKRPLEDHFDRNYELESALQKKGDADRLAKVQESSDLATMHYVRQGDPRGLGHAILCAAPHVGHEPFAVLLGDDLIDPRDPLLARMIEVQEQYGGSVIALMEVAPEQIHLYGCAAVEPTGEGDLVKVTDLVEKPDAADAPSNYAIIGRYVLDPHIFDILRKTEPGRGGEIQITDALQQLASDEKVGGPVHGVVFKGRRYDTGDRGDYLRAIVRLACEREDLGPDFRAWLRSYVAEEM; the protein is encoded by the coding sequence ATGACTGAGTCGCACCCCAGGATCAGCAAGGCTGTCATCCCCGCAGCAGGTCTCGGCACCCGGTTCCTGCCGGCTACCAAAGCCACTCCCAAGGAGATGCTGCCGGTCGTCGACAAGCCGGCGATCCAGTACGTGGTCGAAGAGGCCGTGTCGGCGGGTCTTGACGACGTCCTGATGATCACGGGCCGCAACAAGCGCCCCCTCGAGGACCACTTCGACCGCAACTACGAGCTCGAATCGGCCCTTCAGAAGAAGGGCGACGCCGACCGGCTCGCCAAGGTCCAGGAATCCAGCGACCTCGCCACCATGCACTACGTGCGTCAGGGCGACCCCAGGGGCCTCGGGCACGCCATCCTGTGCGCGGCTCCGCACGTCGGCCACGAGCCCTTCGCGGTGCTCCTCGGCGACGACCTGATCGACCCGCGCGACCCCCTGCTCGCGCGCATGATCGAGGTTCAGGAGCAGTACGGCGGCAGCGTCATCGCGCTCATGGAGGTCGCGCCCGAGCAGATCCACCTCTACGGGTGCGCCGCCGTCGAGCCCACCGGCGAGGGCGACCTAGTCAAGGTGACGGACCTGGTCGAGAAGCCGGACGCCGCGGACGCGCCCAGCAACTACGCGATCATCGGGCGCTACGTCCTCGACCCGCACATTTTCGACATACTGCGCAAGACCGAGCCGGGCCGCGGCGGTGAGATCCAGATCACCGATGCCCTCCAGCAGCTCGCCAGCGACGAGAAGGTCGGCGGCCCCGTGCACGGTGTCGTCTTCAAGGGCCGCCGCTATGACACCGGGGACCGTGGCGACTATCTGCGTGCCATTGTCAGACTCGCGTGCGAACGTGAAGACCTGGGCCCGGACTTCCGGGCCTGGCTTCGCAGTTACGTAGCCGAGGAGATGTAG
- a CDS encoding MFS transporter: MKTGAEVTTIRTAPLRVAAFRRFVLANLISATGSAMAPLALAYSVIEQGGGTGALGLVLATNTVPTIVFLLAGGVLADRLSRSRILFLGNLLAAAAQGVLAAIVATGHATTAAIAVCGFASGTAVAFTVPAAQGAVAQIVPTEQLQQANALLRLPSNAIRVLGPVIGGLVVAAGGPSWALAWDALTFAAAALLLLGLRLDAPFTAGSALGDLRAGWTGFWSRTWLWTYTAAGTVLVAAWLAGFQLLGPVVAAERYGGARDWGLVQAAFAAGLLAGTLVCLRWRPYRLLTVAVVASSALLLPLAALGWGLPLPGVLLAALLAGVGLDVAIVAWTTAFQQHVPQVEMGRMSAFNSVGERLAIPLGYLITALAAHAWDNRTVLMACAGLIAAAAVLNLCVPDVYRVNRLTGNDQAGIGKRAPTVEAEEGGP, encoded by the coding sequence ATGAAGACCGGGGCAGAGGTAACGACGATCCGTACGGCGCCACTCAGGGTCGCGGCCTTCCGGCGATTCGTGCTGGCGAATCTGATCTCGGCAACCGGATCCGCCATGGCGCCCCTGGCACTGGCCTACTCCGTGATCGAGCAGGGCGGGGGAACGGGGGCCCTCGGCCTGGTGCTCGCCACGAACACCGTCCCCACGATCGTCTTCCTCCTCGCGGGCGGGGTCCTCGCGGACCGTCTGTCCCGCAGCCGGATCCTGTTCCTCGGCAACCTGTTGGCAGCCGCCGCGCAGGGCGTACTGGCCGCGATCGTGGCCACCGGCCACGCGACGACAGCCGCCATTGCCGTCTGCGGTTTCGCCTCGGGAACCGCCGTGGCCTTCACCGTGCCCGCCGCCCAGGGTGCCGTCGCCCAGATCGTTCCCACGGAGCAGCTGCAACAGGCCAATGCCCTGCTCAGGCTCCCGAGCAACGCCATCAGGGTGCTGGGCCCCGTGATCGGCGGACTCGTCGTGGCAGCCGGCGGCCCGTCCTGGGCGCTGGCCTGGGACGCGCTCACCTTCGCCGCCGCGGCCCTCCTGCTGCTCGGCCTGCGCCTGGACGCTCCCTTCACCGCCGGCAGCGCGCTGGGCGATCTGCGGGCGGGGTGGACCGGCTTCTGGTCACGCACCTGGCTGTGGACCTACACGGCCGCCGGAACCGTTCTCGTCGCCGCCTGGCTGGCGGGCTTCCAGCTCCTTGGGCCGGTCGTGGCCGCCGAACGGTACGGCGGCGCGCGTGACTGGGGACTGGTTCAGGCGGCCTTCGCTGCCGGGCTGCTGGCCGGGACACTGGTGTGTCTGCGCTGGAGGCCGTACCGGCTGCTGACCGTGGCGGTCGTAGCCAGTTCGGCGCTGCTCCTTCCCCTGGCCGCGTTGGGATGGGGCCTGCCACTGCCCGGCGTGCTCCTGGCCGCCCTGCTCGCGGGCGTCGGGCTCGACGTTGCGATCGTCGCGTGGACCACCGCCTTCCAGCAGCACGTGCCCCAAGTCGAGATGGGGCGCATGAGCGCGTTCAACAGCGTCGGAGAGCGCCTCGCGATCCCCCTCGGCTACCTCATCACCGCTCTCGCGGCCCACGCCTGGGACAACCGGACCGTGCTCATGGCGTGCGCGGGACTCATCGCCGCCGCTGCCGTCCTCAACCTCTGCGTCCCGGACGTCTACCGCGTCAACCGCCTCACGGGAAATGATCAGGCCGGCATCGGGAAGCGAGCGCCTACGGTGGAAGCCGAGGAGGGGGGACCGTGA
- the moaC gene encoding cyclic pyranopterin monophosphate synthase MoaC, translated as MSTQDRLTHIDEAGAARMVDVSGKDVTARTARASGRVLVSPRVVELLRGEGVPKGDALATARIAGIMGAKRTPDLIPLCHPLSVSGVKIDLSVADDAVEILATVKTTDRTGVEMEALTAVSVAALTVIDMVKAVDKGAVITDVRVEEKTGGKSGDWSRA; from the coding sequence ATGAGCACGCAGGACCGACTGACGCACATCGACGAAGCGGGCGCCGCCCGCATGGTCGACGTATCCGGGAAGGACGTGACCGCGCGCACCGCCCGCGCCAGCGGCCGCGTCCTGGTCTCACCTCGTGTGGTCGAGCTGCTGCGCGGCGAGGGGGTCCCCAAGGGAGACGCCCTCGCCACCGCGCGCATCGCGGGCATCATGGGAGCCAAGCGCACGCCGGACCTGATCCCGCTGTGCCACCCGTTGTCGGTGTCGGGTGTCAAGATTGATCTGTCGGTCGCGGACGACGCCGTCGAGATCCTCGCCACCGTGAAGACGACTGACCGTACGGGCGTCGAGATGGAAGCCCTCACCGCGGTCAGCGTGGCGGCCCTCACCGTGATCGACATGGTCAAGGCGGTCGACAAGGGGGCGGTCATCACGGACGTACGGGTGGAAGAGAAGACAGGCGGGAAGTCGGGCGACTGGAGCCGGGCATGA
- a CDS encoding MogA/MoaB family molybdenum cofactor biosynthesis protein: MTASSYRALVVTASNRAAAGVYEDKGGPLIAEGLAKFGFAVDGPQVVRDGDPVEAALRAGADAGYDVIVTTGGTGISPTDRTPEATRRVLDHEVPGIPEAIRAFGREKVPTAALSRGLAGVAGRTLIVNLPGSTGGVKDGLAVLEPLLIHAVDQIRGGDHPRPSGSGGAC, encoded by the coding sequence ATGACGGCATCGTCTTATCGCGCCCTGGTGGTCACGGCCTCCAACCGGGCCGCCGCGGGTGTCTACGAGGACAAGGGCGGACCCTTGATCGCCGAGGGGCTGGCGAAGTTCGGCTTCGCGGTCGACGGGCCCCAGGTCGTCCGCGACGGCGACCCGGTGGAAGCCGCCCTGCGCGCGGGCGCCGACGCCGGATACGACGTCATCGTGACCACCGGCGGCACCGGGATCTCGCCCACCGACCGGACGCCGGAGGCGACGCGGCGGGTGCTCGACCACGAGGTGCCGGGCATTCCCGAGGCCATCAGGGCGTTCGGAAGAGAGAAGGTGCCGACGGCGGCGCTGTCCCGGGGGCTCGCCGGAGTCGCGGGACGGACGCTGATCGTCAACCTGCCGGGCTCCACCGGCGGGGTGAAGGACGGCCTGGCCGTTCTGGAGCCCCTCCTGATCCACGCCGTCGACCAGATCCGCGGCGGCGACCACCCCAGACCCAGCGGCAGTGGGGGTGCGTGCTGA
- the glp gene encoding molybdotransferase-like divisome protein Glp yields MSSAATRATGQDHLWSVDDHLEDILATVRPLEPIELQLLDAQGCVLVEDVTVPVSLPPFDNSSMDGYAVRVADVAGASEEYPAVLTVVGDVAAGQAEQPYVGPGQAARIMTGAPLPPGAEAVVPVEWTDGGLGEGPVSGMRARSAAPEGASGQVQVHRPAQARAHVRAKGSDVEAGDRALEAGTILGPPQIGLLAAIGRGTVRVRPRPRVVVMSTGSELVQPDEELGTGQIYDSNSFALCAAARDAGAIAYRVGAVADDAETLRSTIEDQLIRADMLVTTGGVSVGAYDVVKEALSSVGDEDEAGSGIEFRKLAMQPGKPQGFGTIGPDHTPLLALPGNPVSSYVSFELFVRPAIRALMGLKDVHRPTTRARLSADKALTSPAGRRQFLRGTYADGEVTPVGGAGSHLVAALAHADALIVVPEDDTSVEPGAEVAVVLLG; encoded by the coding sequence TTGAGCAGCGCCGCGACCCGCGCCACCGGCCAGGATCACCTCTGGTCGGTGGACGATCACCTGGAGGACATCCTCGCGACCGTCCGCCCCCTCGAACCCATCGAGCTGCAACTCCTCGACGCCCAGGGCTGCGTCCTGGTCGAGGACGTCACGGTGCCGGTCTCGCTGCCGCCGTTCGACAACAGCTCGATGGACGGGTACGCGGTCCGGGTCGCCGATGTCGCGGGCGCGAGCGAGGAGTACCCGGCCGTCCTGACGGTCGTCGGCGATGTGGCGGCCGGCCAGGCCGAGCAGCCCTACGTGGGCCCCGGCCAGGCCGCCCGCATCATGACCGGTGCCCCGCTGCCGCCCGGCGCCGAGGCCGTCGTGCCCGTGGAGTGGACCGACGGCGGCCTGGGCGAGGGCCCGGTCTCCGGGATGCGCGCCCGCAGCGCCGCCCCCGAGGGTGCCTCCGGCCAGGTACAGGTCCACCGCCCGGCGCAGGCACGCGCGCACGTGCGCGCGAAGGGCAGCGATGTGGAGGCCGGCGACCGCGCCCTCGAAGCCGGCACGATCCTCGGCCCGCCGCAGATCGGGCTGCTCGCCGCGATCGGCCGCGGCACCGTACGGGTGCGCCCGCGCCCGCGCGTGGTCGTCATGTCCACCGGCAGCGAACTCGTTCAGCCCGACGAGGAGTTGGGCACCGGCCAGATCTACGACTCCAACAGTTTCGCCCTCTGCGCGGCCGCCCGCGACGCCGGGGCCATCGCCTACCGCGTGGGCGCGGTCGCCGACGACGCCGAGACGCTCCGCTCCACCATCGAGGACCAGCTCATCCGCGCGGACATGCTGGTCACGACAGGTGGCGTGAGCGTCGGCGCGTACGACGTCGTCAAGGAGGCGCTGTCCTCCGTGGGTGACGAGGACGAGGCGGGCAGCGGCATCGAGTTCCGCAAGCTCGCCATGCAGCCCGGCAAGCCCCAGGGCTTCGGCACCATCGGCCCCGACCACACCCCGCTGCTCGCGCTCCCGGGCAACCCCGTGTCGTCGTACGTCTCCTTCGAGCTGTTCGTGCGCCCCGCGATCCGCGCCCTGATGGGCCTGAAGGACGTCCACCGGCCCACGACCAGGGCGAGGCTGAGCGCGGACAAGGCGCTGACCTCGCCCGCGGGCCGTCGGCAGTTCCTGCGGGGGACGTACGCGGACGGCGAGGTGACGCCCGTCGGCGGCGCCGGATCCCACCTGGTCGCGGCCCTCGCGCACGCCGACGCGCTGATCGTCGTCCCCGAGGACGACACGTCGGTCGAGCCCGGCGCGGAGGTCGCGGTGGTCCTGCTCGGCTGA
- a CDS encoding exodeoxyribonuclease III: MLTVTSVNVNGLRAAAKKGFVEWLAGTSADVLCLQEVRAEPGQLPEDVRAPEGWHVVHAPAAAKGRAGVSLYTRREPDRVRVGFGSEEFDSSGRYVEADLPGVTVASLYLPSGEVGTERQDEKVRFMGEFLAHLKGLRERAAADGREVVVCGDWNIAHQEADLKNWRGNKKNSGFLPEERAWMGQVFDESDGGYVDVVRTLHPDAEGPYSWWSYRGRAFDNDTGWRIDYQVATPGLAGKAVKGFVERAATHGERWSDHAPVTVVYDL, encoded by the coding sequence GTGCTGACTGTGACCTCTGTGAATGTGAACGGGCTCCGGGCCGCCGCGAAGAAGGGCTTCGTGGAGTGGCTCGCGGGGACCTCCGCGGACGTGCTGTGCCTCCAGGAGGTGCGGGCCGAGCCCGGGCAGCTCCCTGAGGATGTGCGGGCGCCCGAGGGGTGGCATGTCGTGCACGCTCCCGCTGCCGCCAAGGGGCGCGCGGGGGTCTCGCTGTACACCCGGCGTGAGCCGGATCGCGTGCGGGTCGGGTTCGGGTCGGAGGAGTTCGACTCCAGTGGGCGCTACGTAGAGGCCGATCTGCCCGGTGTCACCGTCGCCAGTCTCTACCTGCCCTCCGGTGAGGTCGGGACCGAGCGGCAGGACGAGAAGGTTCGGTTCATGGGGGAGTTCCTCGCCCACCTGAAGGGGCTGCGCGAGCGGGCCGCCGCCGACGGGCGTGAGGTCGTTGTGTGTGGTGACTGGAACATTGCCCATCAAGAGGCCGACCTGAAGAACTGGCGCGGCAACAAGAAGAACTCCGGCTTCCTGCCCGAGGAGCGGGCGTGGATGGGCCAGGTCTTCGACGAAAGCGACGGCGGCTACGTCGATGTCGTGCGCACCCTGCACCCGGACGCCGAAGGGCCGTATTCGTGGTGGTCGTACCGCGGGCGGGCCTTCGACAACGACACCGGCTGGCGCATCGACTACCAGGTCGCCACGCCGGGGCTCGCGGGCAAGGCGGTCAAGGGGTTCGTGGAGCGCGCGGCGACGCACGGGGAGCGCTGGTCGGACCATGCGCCGGTGACTGTCGTCTACGACCTGTGA